The following coding sequences lie in one Miscanthus floridulus cultivar M001 chromosome 9, ASM1932011v1, whole genome shotgun sequence genomic window:
- the LOC136480323 gene encoding pathogenesis-related protein PRB1-3-like, whose amino-acid sequence MAAMASDSQKKLIIAMAICAASLVSALTAAAVAKNSPEYYVELHNAARAVAGAGPVSWDGEAARHAAKRAATGCAAGLRSSRSGDTVGGVYGENVFRGTGTPGRKAWAAADAMRAWTAPAATEYAQVVWPGSDRIGCAHAVCAGEGGVVISCSYKPAVKEELRGAPLPSYCRYNISRCFNCPIC is encoded by the exons ATGGCGGCCATGGCATCCGATAGCCAAAAGAAACTAATCATCGCCATGGCCATATGCGCCGCGTCCCTCGTCTCCGCTCTAACCGCTGCCGCCGTGGCCAAGAACTCCCCAGAGTACTACGTTGAGCTCCACAACGCGGCGCGCGCCGTGGCCGGCGCCGGCCCTGTGTCGTGGGACGGCGAAGCGGCGCGTCACGCGGCCAAGCGCGCCGCCACGGGCTGCGCTGCTGGCCTCCGTAGTAGCAGGTCGGGAGATACTGTTGGTGGCGTTTACGGGGAGAACGTCTTCCGTGGCACTGGCACGCCGGGGCGGAAGGCCTGGGCGGCCGCCGACGCCATGCGCGCGTGGACGGCGCCGGCCGCGACGGAGTACGCGCAGGTCGTGTGGCCAGGCTCCGACAGGATCGGCTGCGCCCACGCCGTCTGCGCCGGCGAAGGCGGCGTCGTTATTAGCTGCAGCTACAAACCTGCTG TGAAGGAAGAACTGAGAGGGGCGCCACTTCCTAGCTATTGTAGGTACAACATTAGTCGTTGCTTTAACTGCCCGATTTGCTAA